A window of Streptomyces sp. DG1A-41 contains these coding sequences:
- a CDS encoding SRPBCC family protein, producing MAEHTSSSITIEAAPADVMAVISDFARYPDWTGEVKEAEVLKTDEQGRAEQVRLVMDAGAIKDDQVLAYTWTGENEVSWTLVKSQMLRSLDGTYLLKPAGAGGTEVTYALTVDVKIPMLGMIKRKAEKVIIDRALAGLKKRVESGK from the coding sequence ATGGCGGAACACACCAGCTCGAGCATCACCATCGAGGCGGCCCCGGCCGACGTCATGGCGGTCATCTCCGATTTCGCCCGCTACCCGGACTGGACCGGCGAGGTGAAGGAGGCCGAGGTGCTCAAGACCGACGAGCAGGGCCGCGCCGAGCAGGTCCGGCTCGTCATGGACGCGGGAGCGATCAAGGACGACCAGGTCCTCGCGTACACCTGGACCGGCGAGAACGAGGTGTCCTGGACCCTCGTGAAGTCCCAGATGCTCCGCTCCCTGGACGGCACGTACCTTCTGAAGCCGGCGGGGGCAGGGGGCACGGAGGTCACCTACGCGCTCACCGTCGACGTCAAGATCCCCATGCTCGGCATGATCAAGCGCAAGGCGGAGAAGGTCATCATCGACCGGGCGCTGGCGGGTCTGAAGAAGCGCGTGGAGTCGGGCAAGTAG
- a CDS encoding AMP-dependent synthetase/ligase — protein sequence MREFSLPALYEVPADGNLTDIVRRNAAQHPDVAVIARKVGGTWQDVTATAFLAEVRTAAKGLIAAGVQPGDRVGLMSRTRYEWTLLDFAIWSAGAVTVPVYETSSPEQVQWILGDSGATACIVESDGHTAAVESVRDRLQALKHVWQIEGGGIDELGRLGQDVTDQTVEERGSIAKADDPATIVYTSGTTGRPKGCVLTHRSFFAECGNIVERLRPLFRTGECSVLLFLPLAHVFGRLVQIAPMMAPIKLGCVPDIKNLTDELAAFRPTLILGVPRVFEKVYNSARAKAQADGKGKIFDKAADTAIAYSKALDTPSGPSLGLKIKHKTFDKLVYSKLRAVLGGRGEYAISGGAPLGERLGHFFRGIGFTVLEGYGLTESCAATAFNPWDRQKIGTVGQPLPGSVVRIADDGEVLLHGEHLFKEYWNNPGATAEALADGWFHTGDIGTLDEDGYLRITGRKKEIIVTAGGKNVAPAVIEDRIRAHALVAECMVVGDGRPFVGALITIDEEFLGRWCADHGKPEGSTAASLCEDPDLLAAIQAAVDDGNAAVSKAESVRKFRILSSQFTEESGHLTPSLKLKRNVVAKDYAHEVEAIYAT from the coding sequence TTGCGCGAGTTCAGCCTTCCGGCTTTGTACGAGGTCCCTGCGGACGGCAATCTGACCGACATCGTCCGCAGAAACGCCGCGCAGCACCCGGACGTCGCCGTCATCGCCCGCAAGGTCGGCGGCACCTGGCAGGACGTCACGGCCACCGCCTTCCTCGCCGAGGTGCGCACGGCCGCGAAGGGGCTGATCGCCGCCGGGGTCCAGCCGGGCGACCGGGTGGGCCTGATGTCCCGCACCCGGTACGAGTGGACGCTGCTGGACTTCGCGATCTGGAGCGCGGGCGCGGTGACCGTGCCGGTGTACGAGACCAGTTCGCCGGAGCAGGTGCAGTGGATCCTCGGCGACTCGGGCGCGACCGCGTGCATCGTGGAGTCGGACGGTCACACGGCCGCCGTGGAGTCGGTGCGCGACCGGCTGCAGGCACTGAAGCACGTGTGGCAGATCGAGGGCGGCGGCATCGACGAGCTGGGGCGGCTCGGGCAGGACGTCACGGACCAGACGGTCGAGGAGCGCGGCTCGATCGCCAAGGCCGACGACCCGGCGACCATCGTCTACACCTCGGGCACGACCGGCCGCCCCAAGGGCTGTGTGCTCACCCACCGCAGCTTCTTCGCCGAGTGCGGCAACATCGTGGAGCGGCTGCGCCCGCTGTTCCGCACGGGCGAGTGCTCGGTGCTGCTCTTCCTGCCGCTCGCGCACGTCTTCGGGCGGCTCGTGCAGATCGCGCCGATGATGGCGCCGATCAAGCTCGGCTGCGTCCCGGACATCAAGAACCTCACCGACGAGCTGGCCGCGTTCCGCCCCACGCTGATCCTCGGCGTGCCGCGCGTCTTCGAGAAGGTCTACAACTCGGCGCGTGCCAAGGCGCAGGCCGACGGCAAGGGCAAGATCTTCGACAAGGCCGCCGACACCGCCATCGCCTACAGCAAGGCGCTGGACACCCCCTCGGGCCCGTCGCTCGGCCTGAAGATCAAGCACAAGACGTTCGACAAGCTCGTCTACAGCAAGCTCCGCGCGGTCCTCGGCGGCCGGGGCGAGTACGCCATCTCCGGCGGCGCCCCGCTGGGCGAGCGCCTGGGCCACTTCTTCCGCGGCATCGGCTTCACGGTCCTGGAGGGCTACGGCCTGACCGAGTCCTGCGCGGCCACCGCGTTCAACCCCTGGGACCGGCAGAAGATCGGCACGGTCGGCCAGCCGCTGCCCGGCTCGGTGGTCCGGATCGCCGACGACGGCGAGGTGCTGCTGCACGGCGAGCACCTGTTCAAGGAGTACTGGAACAATCCCGGCGCGACCGCGGAGGCGCTGGCCGACGGCTGGTTCCACACCGGTGACATCGGCACCCTCGACGAGGACGGCTATCTCCGGATCACCGGCCGCAAGAAGGAGATCATCGTCACCGCGGGCGGCAAGAACGTCGCCCCGGCCGTGATCGAGGACCGCATCCGGGCGCACGCGCTGGTCGCGGAGTGCATGGTGGTGGGCGACGGGCGGCCGTTCGTGGGCGCGCTGATCACCATCGACGAGGAGTTCCTGGGCCGTTGGTGCGCGGACCACGGCAAGCCGGAGGGTTCCACCGCGGCGTCGCTGTGCGAGGACCCGGACCTGCTGGCCGCGATCCAGGCCGCGGTCGACGACGGCAACGCCGCGGTGTCGAAGGCGGAGTCGGTGCGGAAGTTCCGCATTCTGTCCTCCCAGTTCACGGAGGAGTCGGGCCACCTGACCCCCTCGCTGAAGCTGAAGCGGAACGTGGTGGCGAAGGACTACGCGCACGAGGTCGAGGCGATCTACGCGACGTGA
- a CDS encoding alpha/beta hydrolase, with amino-acid sequence MRRLLLPALAALTMAGAAALSTTASTAPAAQGAHTTQTVQAGAANSTHRYGTHPRQTLDAHWNQSSSGPKPALVLIHGGYWYHQTDWSSSAERFAAEGFQVFAIKYRLNFEAAWPAQRDDVADAVAWIRSHAAEFDVDPDRVLLLGSSAGGQLATDAATHGAGALRLKGVVALSPVASPYRAWNDGNTSTDAKKRKLRDNSAILARCYPDSGDTSTTLHPSCWDTWRSMVSKNWVDPADAPMYLIHSEDDFVPPVHSTDLEATAEDKGVPNGRIQTQVVSGSAHGGSLLSEPGVHDRIVAWLKSKA; translated from the coding sequence ATGCGCCGCTTACTGCTGCCCGCACTCGCCGCCCTCACCATGGCCGGCGCCGCCGCCCTCTCCACCACGGCCTCGACGGCCCCGGCCGCCCAGGGCGCCCACACGACACAGACCGTGCAGGCCGGCGCCGCGAACTCCACCCACCGGTACGGCACCCACCCGCGCCAGACCCTCGACGCCCACTGGAACCAGAGCAGTTCCGGCCCCAAGCCGGCGCTGGTGCTGATCCACGGCGGCTACTGGTACCACCAGACCGACTGGTCTTCCTCCGCGGAGCGCTTCGCCGCCGAGGGCTTCCAGGTGTTCGCCATCAAATACCGGCTCAACTTCGAGGCCGCATGGCCCGCCCAGCGCGACGATGTCGCCGACGCCGTCGCCTGGATCCGCTCCCACGCCGCCGAGTTCGACGTCGACCCCGACCGTGTGCTGCTCCTCGGCTCCTCGGCCGGCGGCCAGCTCGCCACCGACGCGGCGACGCACGGCGCGGGCGCCCTGCGGCTCAAGGGCGTGGTCGCCCTCTCGCCCGTCGCCTCTCCCTACCGGGCGTGGAACGACGGCAACACCTCCACCGACGCCAAGAAGCGCAAACTGCGCGACAACTCGGCCATCCTCGCCCGCTGTTACCCCGACTCCGGCGACACCTCCACCACGCTCCACCCCTCCTGCTGGGACACCTGGCGCAGCATGGTCTCCAAGAACTGGGTCGACCCGGCCGACGCCCCGATGTACCTGATCCACTCCGAGGACGACTTCGTGCCGCCCGTCCACTCCACGGATCTGGAAGCCACGGCCGAGGACAAGGGTGTACCCAACGGCCGGATCCAGACCCAGGTCGTCTCCGGTTCCGCACACGGCGGCTCCCTGCTGAGCGAGCCGGGCGTGCACGACCGCATCGTCGCCTGGCTGAAGAGCAAGGCATGA
- a CDS encoding trypsin-like serine protease produces the protein MSPLRPRAALLSTAVTAALLTGAFTSGPAQAVTGDQSADGAYAFTARLDIGSGERACSGVLVDPRWVLTAASCFADNPQQSFQIRAGKPAKATTATVGRTDLTSTTGQVRQVVELVPRSDRDVVLARLATPVTGVTPAAVGTTMPTTGETLTIPGFGRTKTEWSPLKLHAGAFTVGTTATANLELAGKDGVAVCAGDTGGPALRARTGGANGYEVVAVAGRSWQGGCFGQDPAETRTGAVGTRVDNLRSWLDTTVQAAPVTDFNCDGVRDTAIADPDAAVGGDAGAGLVRVVYGGGKGTAELTQDLAAVPGGSEAKDRFGATLATYDHNLDGCTDLVVGAPAEDLGTATDAGMVSILYGATAGLTTGKAAVSLEQGSGSGALASMASEAGDQFGAALAAGTTLAGDPYLAVGAPGEDAAGGLSDAGGVVYVRGTGATNVLIHQDKSGVPGAMEAGDKFGSTIAGSPQHLVVGAPGEAIGTLAAAGGVSLFSHTLNADKLPTGVTGLDQDLDTVEGGAEADDRFGASLALVQYRAGTSANGTESILAVGSPGEDGSQAANAGRVDTFRLTATGFTQISGIYQGASGVPGATEAGDAFGQSLSAVNTAPGAVSTAQNTLLAVGVPGEDSTGATDGGTVYTFSLTNGAFIATVYPGKFGIPGALGNAQKVGTALHTTGSELYLGLPNGPVSYGSAHAVPWANVLGGATQPVTTFQPGTGGLPAAGETFGSVLR, from the coding sequence GTGTCTCCCCTCCGCCCACGCGCGGCGCTGCTGAGTACGGCGGTCACGGCCGCCCTGCTGACCGGCGCGTTCACCAGCGGCCCCGCGCAGGCCGTCACCGGCGACCAGAGCGCCGACGGTGCCTATGCCTTCACCGCCCGGCTCGACATCGGCTCCGGCGAACGAGCCTGCTCCGGCGTGCTCGTGGACCCCCGATGGGTGCTGACCGCCGCCAGCTGTTTCGCGGACAACCCGCAGCAGAGCTTCCAGATCCGCGCGGGCAAGCCCGCCAAGGCCACCACCGCCACCGTCGGCCGCACCGACCTGACCAGCACCACCGGCCAGGTCCGCCAGGTCGTGGAACTGGTACCCCGCAGCGACCGTGACGTCGTTCTGGCCCGCCTTGCCACGCCGGTCACCGGCGTCACACCGGCAGCGGTCGGCACCACCATGCCCACCACCGGCGAGACCCTCACGATCCCGGGATTCGGCCGCACCAAGACCGAGTGGTCTCCGCTGAAGCTGCACGCCGGCGCCTTCACGGTCGGCACGACGGCAACGGCGAACCTCGAGCTCGCGGGCAAGGACGGTGTCGCCGTCTGCGCCGGTGACACCGGCGGCCCGGCACTGCGCGCGCGAACCGGCGGAGCCAACGGCTACGAGGTCGTGGCCGTCGCCGGCAGGTCCTGGCAGGGCGGCTGCTTCGGCCAGGACCCGGCCGAGACCCGCACCGGCGCGGTCGGCACCCGCGTGGACAACCTGCGCTCCTGGCTGGACACCACCGTGCAGGCGGCTCCGGTCACCGACTTCAACTGCGACGGCGTCCGCGACACCGCGATCGCCGACCCCGACGCGGCCGTCGGCGGCGACGCGGGCGCGGGCCTGGTCCGGGTCGTGTACGGCGGAGGCAAGGGCACCGCCGAGCTCACCCAGGACCTCGCCGCGGTGCCCGGAGGCTCGGAGGCGAAGGACCGGTTCGGCGCGACGCTCGCCACGTACGACCACAACCTCGACGGCTGCACCGACCTCGTCGTGGGCGCTCCGGCCGAGGACCTGGGAACGGCCACCGACGCCGGCATGGTCAGCATCCTCTACGGCGCCACGGCCGGGCTGACCACCGGCAAGGCGGCCGTCAGCCTGGAGCAGGGCTCCGGCAGCGGTGCTCTCGCCTCGATGGCGTCCGAGGCCGGCGACCAGTTCGGCGCCGCCCTCGCCGCCGGCACCACGCTCGCCGGTGATCCGTACCTGGCCGTCGGCGCGCCCGGCGAGGACGCCGCAGGCGGCCTCAGCGATGCGGGCGGAGTCGTCTACGTGCGCGGCACCGGCGCCACCAACGTGCTGATCCACCAGGACAAGTCGGGCGTGCCGGGTGCCATGGAGGCGGGCGACAAGTTCGGCTCCACCATCGCCGGTTCGCCGCAGCACCTCGTGGTGGGCGCCCCGGGCGAGGCCATCGGCACGCTGGCCGCCGCCGGCGGTGTCTCCCTGTTCAGCCACACCCTCAACGCCGACAAGCTGCCGACCGGCGTGACCGGTCTCGACCAGGACCTCGACACCGTCGAGGGCGGCGCGGAAGCCGACGACCGGTTCGGCGCGTCGCTGGCCCTGGTGCAGTACCGGGCCGGCACCTCCGCGAACGGCACCGAGTCGATCCTGGCCGTCGGCTCGCCGGGTGAGGACGGCTCCCAGGCCGCCAACGCGGGCCGCGTCGACACCTTCCGTCTCACGGCCACCGGGTTCACCCAGATCTCCGGCATCTACCAGGGCGCCTCCGGTGTCCCGGGCGCTACCGAGGCCGGGGACGCCTTCGGCCAGTCCCTGTCGGCCGTGAACACCGCCCCGGGCGCGGTCAGCACAGCGCAGAACACCCTGCTCGCGGTGGGCGTGCCCGGCGAGGACAGCACCGGCGCCACCGACGGTGGCACGGTCTACACCTTCAGCCTGACCAACGGCGCCTTTATCGCGACCGTGTACCCGGGCAAGTTCGGCATCCCCGGCGCACTGGGCAACGCGCAGAAGGTGGGCACCGCGCTCCACACCACCGGTTCCGAGCTCTACCTCGGTCTGCCCAACGGGCCCGTCTCGTACGGATCCGCGCACGCCGTGCCGTGGGCCAACGTCCTGGGCGGCGCCACGCAGCCGGTCACGACGTTCCAGCCGGGCACCGGCGGCCTGCCCGCGGCCGGTGAGACGTTCGGCTCCGTGCTCCGCTGA
- a CDS encoding ALF repeat-containing protein has translation MDHIPATPRGEVLRAWKAGGPGVKAAAEAALLGTDAQVRAFLDSESAVAELSDDRVATVQIFSAGGRGVREAAEKALSGTPEDLDTFMKSGWQAPLEQDQRVRATQIVSAGGPEVKEAGKAALNGTAEDVQRFIAEGQYDARRNDERVEVVQILSTGGPATREAAQAALDGTPEDVTDFLELGQHIARARDQEQATVEDLVALVKEAGRQAREETEAAKEASARAVAATKLAKEAAQKAAAETAAAKNDATKASNAAGRAADAAHGAAKAAQEAISAARAANTSARIAANAASQAASAAAAAAQAASRARSAAADAATDAGKAEAARKAAKGAYAAAEGAETAAKAADHAATAADEAGKAAKAAAGAGANADSAATAAQEASGHANVSAAQAQRARDAAADARRQAAEATRAANRAVTLAGKAAQAAREARDAANSAATHARNAGKAAEEAAKNAGDAATAAAESKKHATEAKKAADAATAAVVKAKNTFDLAREVETEELADRRYTEVEKARALKTADDERKAREQKAAAENRAADEEAVRLAAEVHAPDVDLPAAAAKARKIALHVAKTRGPWSATTAEAALAGSDALVVEYIRSGLKEAAQRDEYARTVNLAWQSEYETVRTAAKTALNGDAAQISAFVATGQHEAARNDYRIRVTQLMQNAGSAVKKAGQEALDSGSADKMRAFVHTGYYTARTSDERVRAIQLRSTGGPELKAAADVAVAGPPQVLHQFIEVEQYRAARQDKLTATHVSRVQGLIAGAAKIAATAQEDAALAAKVAAEAIKAAGEAAKHADDARESARQAGEYAKEADAHADAAEKSAADAAASAKKARAAEADAKQAARSADLSADRATASAAAAQVSASDAWAAADAAYASSIEAGKDAVAASKAADAAGDVAFRKLQEEIRKHFADIVAENEERALLAEDEEFAEYMAKLNEIDWGQLLSEGGHFTLDVLGLIPGFGEAADGVNCAWYFGEDNKIDAGLSCAGAVPFVGWGAAGVKFGKWGTKADGFFRKLFGNNPAFALCARSLRAMSLARAAGSISCPVGFQNLGNDVFQSPGGLVYMRESATKHRIDHVMEHTRPKPDKPLHSIFKEKDQGKLLALIDDAWKKRGNPLPGQGNKVFPVEYAEPIGDGGEKFLCIVTRYKSKMYRVISAYPSASGSCPRF, from the coding sequence GTGGACCACATCCCCGCCACCCCGCGAGGGGAGGTCCTCAGAGCCTGGAAGGCGGGCGGACCCGGCGTGAAGGCCGCCGCGGAGGCGGCGCTGCTGGGCACGGACGCGCAGGTGCGCGCGTTTCTCGACAGTGAGAGCGCGGTCGCCGAACTGTCCGACGACCGGGTGGCCACCGTGCAGATCTTCTCGGCCGGCGGCCGGGGCGTGCGCGAGGCCGCCGAGAAGGCACTGTCCGGCACGCCCGAAGACCTGGACACCTTCATGAAGTCGGGCTGGCAGGCGCCGCTGGAGCAGGACCAGCGGGTTCGCGCGACCCAGATCGTCAGTGCCGGCGGCCCCGAGGTGAAGGAGGCCGGCAAGGCCGCGCTGAACGGCACCGCCGAGGACGTACAGCGCTTCATCGCAGAAGGGCAGTACGACGCCCGGCGCAACGACGAGCGCGTGGAGGTCGTGCAGATCCTCAGCACGGGCGGACCCGCCACCAGGGAGGCGGCCCAGGCCGCGCTGGACGGTACGCCCGAGGACGTCACCGACTTCCTGGAGCTCGGCCAGCACATCGCCCGGGCCCGGGACCAGGAACAGGCCACAGTCGAGGACCTGGTCGCCCTGGTGAAGGAGGCCGGCCGACAGGCCCGGGAGGAGACCGAGGCGGCCAAGGAGGCCTCCGCACGCGCCGTCGCGGCGACCAAGCTGGCCAAGGAAGCCGCGCAGAAAGCCGCGGCCGAGACCGCGGCCGCCAAGAACGACGCCACCAAGGCGTCCAACGCCGCCGGCCGGGCCGCCGACGCCGCCCATGGGGCCGCCAAGGCGGCCCAGGAGGCGATCAGCGCCGCCCGCGCCGCCAACACTTCGGCAAGGATCGCGGCCAACGCCGCGTCCCAGGCGGCCTCCGCGGCCGCTGCCGCTGCCCAGGCCGCCTCCCGGGCCCGCAGCGCCGCCGCCGACGCGGCCACGGACGCGGGGAAGGCCGAGGCCGCGCGCAAGGCCGCCAAGGGCGCCTACGCCGCGGCCGAGGGCGCGGAGACCGCCGCCAAGGCGGCCGACCACGCGGCGACCGCGGCCGACGAGGCCGGCAAGGCCGCGAAGGCCGCCGCCGGCGCGGGCGCCAACGCCGACAGCGCGGCGACCGCGGCACAGGAGGCGAGCGGTCACGCCAACGTCTCCGCGGCCCAGGCCCAGCGGGCCCGGGACGCGGCCGCCGATGCCCGGCGGCAGGCGGCAGAGGCCACCCGAGCCGCGAACCGGGCGGTGACCCTGGCGGGGAAGGCCGCCCAGGCCGCCCGGGAGGCCCGGGACGCCGCCAATTCCGCGGCCACCCACGCCCGCAACGCCGGCAAGGCCGCCGAAGAGGCGGCCAAGAACGCCGGTGACGCCGCCACCGCGGCGGCCGAGTCCAAGAAGCACGCCACCGAGGCCAAGAAGGCCGCCGACGCCGCGACCGCAGCCGTGGTCAAAGCCAAGAACACCTTCGACCTGGCTCGCGAGGTGGAGACGGAGGAACTCGCCGACCGCCGGTACACCGAGGTCGAGAAGGCCAGGGCCCTGAAGACCGCGGACGACGAGCGCAAGGCGCGTGAGCAGAAGGCCGCGGCGGAGAACCGCGCGGCCGACGAGGAGGCGGTGCGTCTGGCCGCCGAGGTGCACGCACCGGACGTGGACCTGCCGGCCGCAGCCGCCAAGGCCCGCAAGATCGCACTGCACGTCGCCAAGACCCGCGGCCCGTGGAGCGCCACCACGGCCGAGGCCGCCCTGGCGGGCTCGGACGCACTGGTCGTGGAGTACATCCGCTCCGGCTTGAAGGAGGCCGCCCAGCGCGACGAGTACGCGCGTACGGTCAACCTGGCGTGGCAGTCGGAGTACGAAACCGTCCGTACGGCGGCCAAGACCGCGCTGAACGGCGACGCGGCACAGATCAGCGCCTTCGTCGCGACCGGTCAGCACGAAGCGGCACGCAACGACTACCGCATCCGGGTCACTCAGCTGATGCAGAACGCCGGATCAGCGGTGAAGAAGGCCGGCCAGGAGGCACTGGACTCCGGCTCCGCCGACAAGATGCGGGCGTTCGTCCACACCGGTTACTACACGGCCCGGACGAGCGACGAGCGGGTCCGCGCCATCCAGTTGCGCAGCACGGGCGGACCGGAGCTCAAGGCCGCGGCCGACGTGGCGGTGGCCGGACCGCCGCAGGTGCTGCACCAGTTCATCGAGGTCGAGCAGTACCGCGCGGCGCGCCAGGACAAGCTCACCGCGACCCATGTCTCCCGGGTTCAGGGTCTAATCGCCGGGGCGGCGAAGATCGCGGCGACAGCGCAGGAGGACGCCGCTCTGGCCGCGAAGGTGGCGGCCGAGGCCATCAAGGCGGCCGGAGAGGCGGCCAAGCACGCCGATGACGCGCGGGAGTCGGCGAGGCAGGCGGGAGAATATGCCAAGGAGGCGGACGCGCACGCCGACGCGGCGGAGAAGTCAGCGGCCGACGCCGCTGCCTCGGCCAAGAAGGCCCGGGCCGCCGAAGCCGACGCGAAGCAGGCCGCGCGCTCGGCCGACCTGTCGGCCGACCGTGCCACGGCGTCCGCCGCCGCGGCGCAGGTCTCCGCGAGCGACGCCTGGGCCGCGGCGGACGCCGCGTACGCCTCGTCGATCGAGGCCGGCAAGGACGCGGTCGCGGCGAGCAAGGCGGCGGACGCGGCGGGCGACGTGGCGTTCCGCAAGCTCCAGGAGGAGATCCGCAAGCACTTCGCGGACATCGTCGCCGAGAACGAGGAACGCGCACTGCTCGCGGAGGACGAGGAGTTCGCGGAGTACATGGCCAAGCTGAACGAGATCGACTGGGGGCAGTTGCTGTCCGAGGGCGGCCACTTCACCCTCGACGTCCTCGGTCTGATTCCCGGCTTCGGCGAGGCCGCCGACGGCGTCAACTGCGCCTGGTACTTCGGCGAGGACAACAAGATCGACGCGGGTCTGTCCTGCGCCGGTGCCGTGCCGTTCGTCGGATGGGGCGCCGCGGGCGTCAAGTTCGGCAAGTGGGGCACCAAGGCGGACGGCTTCTTCCGCAAGTTGTTCGGCAACAACCCGGCGTTCGCGCTGTGCGCGCGGTCACTGCGCGCCATGTCGCTCGCACGGGCGGCGGGTTCGATCAGCTGCCCGGTGGGCTTCCAGAACCTGGGCAACGACGTGTTCCAGTCGCCGGGCGGCTTGGTGTACATGCGGGAAAGCGCGACCAAGCACCGCATCGACCATGTCATGGAACACACGCGGCCCAAACCGGACAAGCCGCTGCACAGCATCTTCAAGGAGAAGGACCAGGGCAAGCTCCTGGCGCTGATCGACGACGCCTGGAAGAAGCGCGGCAATCCCCTCCCCGGCCAGGGCAACAAGGTCTTCCCCGTCGAATACGCGGAACCGATCGGAGACGGTGGCGAGAAGTTCTTGTGCATCGTCACCCGGTACAAGAGCAAGATGTACCGCGTCATCAGCGCGTATCCGTCAGCGTCGGGATCGTGCCCGAGGTTCTGA
- a CDS encoding GMC oxidoreductase, whose amino-acid sequence MAALQAAAAAGLTRVGLESASAAEPAAVDHAPAVVVGSGYGGAVAALRLGQAGIRTLVLEMGRLWDTPGPDGKVFCSTRAPDQRSMWFRTRTEAPLATFLWLDLVNRDISAYPGVLDRVHYDHMSVYVGRGVGGGSLVNGGMAVTPLRSYFAEQFPTVDTAEMYSTYFPRARSMLGVNTIDPAWFESTEWYRFTRISREHAANAGLKTTFVPNVYDFGHMEREAAGTATRSALAGEVIYGNNHGKLSLDKTYLASALGTGNVTLHTMERVTSISRAADGTYVLTAQRIDDTGTVVETKEYGCTYLFLGGGSIGTTELLVRARESGTLPALDAGVGAGWGTNGNVMLGRANHVWDTVGANQSTMPVMGIDDWANTANPVFAEIAPLPVGLEHWVSLYLAITKNPERASFSYDSATGAVRLGWSAAQSAVSVSMAKKLFDRINRANATIYRYDLFGSSSKVFADDFTYHPLGGCVLGRATDDYGRVKGYSRLYVTDGSLVPGSIGVNPFVTITALAERTMARVLVEDTAP is encoded by the coding sequence ATGGCCGCCCTCCAGGCGGCAGCCGCGGCGGGTCTCACCCGTGTCGGTCTTGAGTCCGCCTCGGCAGCCGAACCGGCCGCCGTGGACCACGCGCCCGCCGTCGTCGTCGGTTCGGGCTACGGCGGCGCCGTGGCGGCCCTGCGCCTCGGCCAGGCCGGCATCCGCACGCTCGTCCTCGAGATGGGCCGCCTCTGGGACACCCCCGGCCCCGACGGCAAGGTCTTCTGCTCCACCCGCGCCCCGGACCAGCGCTCCATGTGGTTCCGCACCCGCACCGAGGCCCCGCTCGCCACGTTCCTCTGGCTCGACCTGGTCAACCGGGACATCAGCGCCTACCCGGGGGTCCTGGACCGGGTGCACTACGACCACATGTCCGTGTACGTCGGACGGGGCGTCGGCGGCGGCTCCCTGGTCAACGGCGGCATGGCGGTGACCCCCCTCCGCTCCTACTTCGCCGAGCAGTTCCCGACCGTGGACACCGCGGAGATGTACAGCACCTACTTCCCACGCGCCCGCTCCATGCTGGGCGTCAACACCATCGACCCCGCGTGGTTCGAGTCGACCGAGTGGTATCGCTTCACCCGCATCTCCCGCGAACACGCGGCCAACGCCGGCCTGAAGACCACCTTCGTGCCCAACGTCTACGACTTCGGCCACATGGAGCGCGAGGCGGCCGGCACGGCCACCAGGTCGGCTCTCGCGGGCGAGGTCATCTACGGCAACAACCACGGCAAGCTCAGCCTCGACAAGACGTACCTCGCCTCCGCGCTCGGCACCGGGAACGTCACCCTCCACACCATGGAGCGGGTGACCTCGATCAGCAGGGCGGCCGACGGGACGTACGTACTGACCGCCCAGCGGATCGACGACACCGGCACCGTCGTCGAGACCAAGGAGTACGGCTGCACGTACCTCTTCCTCGGCGGCGGAAGCATCGGTACGACCGAACTCCTCGTCCGCGCCCGGGAGTCGGGCACTCTCCCCGCCCTGGACGCCGGCGTCGGCGCCGGCTGGGGCACCAACGGCAACGTGATGCTCGGCCGGGCCAACCACGTGTGGGACACGGTCGGTGCGAACCAGTCGACCATGCCGGTCATGGGCATCGACGACTGGGCCAACACTGCCAACCCCGTCTTCGCCGAGATCGCGCCCCTGCCCGTGGGGCTCGAGCACTGGGTCAGCCTCTATCTGGCGATCACCAAGAACCCCGAGCGGGCGTCCTTCTCGTACGACTCCGCGACCGGTGCCGTGCGGCTCGGGTGGAGCGCCGCGCAGAGTGCCGTGTCGGTGAGCATGGCGAAGAAACTGTTCGACCGGATCAACAGGGCGAACGCCACGATCTACCGGTACGACCTGTTCGGTTCGTCGAGCAAGGTCTTCGCCGACGACTTCACCTACCACCCGCTGGGCGGCTGCGTACTGGGCCGGGCGACGGACGACTACGGGCGGGTGAAGGGCTACTCCAGGCTGTACGTCACCGACGGTTCGCTGGTGCCCGGGTCGATCGGGGTCAATCCCTTCGTGACCATCACGGCCCTCGCCGAACGCACGATGGCGCGGGTCCTGGTGGAGGACACCGCGCCCTGA